One Bombina bombina isolate aBomBom1 chromosome 5, aBomBom1.pri, whole genome shotgun sequence DNA segment encodes these proteins:
- the LOC128659193 gene encoding gastrula zinc finger protein XlCGF57.1-like: MNSYVLDNHLNSSYSSFTTGSIRMIPQTPKVLDTNDYSQTLGISKQIFKGDGELSGTGQQSLYTESNLVIKQEDNIYALSSKMIIPEDKPHTFTECSKHLKEGDSLKSSQIIYTNKKPFKCTECEKRFTCNLHLIEHHTVHTVVKPHTCTECGRCFTSKGSLKYHTKTHTGEKPFTCNECGRCFTSKGNLISHEKTHTGERPFTCTECGKSFTQKSFLKSHERIHTGEKPFTCTECGKRFAQINSLKTHEMSHTGEKPFTCTECGKSFTHRSNLKIHKRSHTGENCFICNECGKSFTAMSSLKTHEMIHTGEKPFTCTECGKCFTHKSNLNNHERSHTGEKPFTCTECGKSFSDRSNLKTHERSHTGENCFICNECGKSFTAMSSLKTHEMIHTGEKPFTCTECGKGFTVMSNLNYHERSHTGEKPFTCTECGKCFTQKSHLKRHERIHTGEKPFTCAECGKCFTQKRNLREHERSHTGEKPFTCTECGKSFTRINHLKSHERIHKGRNLSHV, encoded by the exons atgaactcatatgtgttag acaatcacTTGAATAGTTCATACTCATCCTttactacaggaagcatcagaatgataccacagactccaaaagtcttagacactaatgactattcacaaacattggggatatcaaaacagatatttaaaggagatggagaattgtcaggaactgggcagcaatcattatatacagagagtaatttagtcatcaaacaagaggacaacatttatgccttatctagtaaaatgattatcccagaggataaaccacacacatttactgagtgttcaaaacatttaaaagaagGGGACAGTCTTAAGTCGAGCCAAATAATTTATACAAATAagaaacctttcaaatgtacagaatgtgagaaaagattCACATGCAATTTGCATCTCATTGAACACCACACAGTTCACACAGTTGTGAAACCTCACACGTGTACAGAatgtgggagatgtttcacatctAAAGGAAGCCTTAAGTATCACAcaaagacccacacaggggagaaacctttcacatgtaatgagtgtgggagatgtttcacatccaagggaaatctcatatctcatgaaaagacccacacaggggagagacctttcacatgtacagagtgtggaaaaagttttacacaaaagagttttCTGAAAagccatgaaaggattcacacaggagaaaagcctttcacatgtacagagtgtggaaaacgttttgcacaaataaatagtctgaaaactcatgaaatgagtcacacaggagaaaagcctttcacatgtacagagtgtggaaaaagttttactcaTAGGAGTAATCTGAAAATTcataaaaggagtcacacaggagaaaactgTTTCATATGTaatgagtgtggaaaaagttttacagcaatgagtagtctgaaaactcatgaaatgattcacacaggagaaaagcctttcacatgtacagagtgtgggaaatgttttacacataaGAGTAATCTGAAtaatcatgaaaggagtcacacaggagaaaagcctttcacatgtacagagtgtggaaaaagtttttctGATaggagtaatctgaaaactcatgaaaggagtcacacaggagaaaactgTTTCATATGTaatgagtgtggaaaaagttttacagcaatgagtagtctgaaaactcatgaaatgattcacacaggagaaaagcctttcacatgtacagagtgtggaaaaggttttacagttATGAGTAATCTGAAttatcatgaaaggagtcacacaggagaaaagcctttcacatgtacagagtgtgggaaatgttttacacaaaagagtcatctgaaaaggcatgaaaggattcacacaggggaaaagcctttcacatgtgcagagtgtgggaaatgttttacacaaaagcgtAATCTGAGAgaacatgaaaggagtcacacaggggaaaagccttttacatgtacagagtgtggaaaaagttttacacgaataaatcatctgaaaagtcatgaaaggattcacaagggaagaaacctttcacatgtttag